One Natronolimnobius sp. AArcel1 genomic region harbors:
- a CDS encoding DUF192 domain-containing protein, with the protein MQLRHVRSGAGSVTLASSVDIADSLVSQTRGLMFRRSVPDEYALVFQFDRAKKRDIHMLFVFVPLDVVWLVDGVVQRVERLRPWLGFKREQADTIIELPAGAADNVEVGDRLVLET; encoded by the coding sequence GTGCAACTCCGACACGTTCGCTCCGGTGCCGGCTCCGTGACGCTCGCCTCGAGCGTCGATATCGCTGACTCGCTCGTGAGTCAGACGCGTGGGCTGATGTTTCGCCGATCAGTTCCCGACGAGTACGCGCTCGTCTTTCAGTTCGACCGCGCGAAAAAACGCGATATTCACATGCTGTTCGTGTTCGTCCCGCTCGATGTCGTCTGGCTTGTCGACGGCGTTGTCCAGCGCGTCGAGCGCTTGCGCCCTTGGCTCGGCTTCAAACGCGAGCAAGCGGATACGATCATCGAACTGCCGGCCGGGGCCGCGGACAACGTCGAGGTTGGTGATCGACTCGTTCTCGAGACGTAA
- a CDS encoding methyl-accepting chemotaxis protein has translation MASGIRRLVPSFIRRSYALKFAIVLLLLGLSVGTVGLVETTMITDSVEETVLEDQQETAVQEAAALDRWDERNEHLLQSAAQSPVFIDDSDDEAIEAYLQDAYSGLPEDTRENILYVDTETGDVLAGTGSDVTTLEEAAFPDVDELDGDLSQHVVQRTDPYGMPDETGIAFEERPAVSYYLSVGDDDDRALVMTFDLADRSLEMPSATQSSTLVTVVDTEDRIVSDDSHLGYDDFQTGATFGEEYPDATLLSEARGDTPGAVTVDHEPAELLQDAPYEFDAEEYVVGYHTTDDDWLVLVHTTEQQAFGLVNSISQLGMALTVAAVLLIGVFGAIIGRNTATSIDRLTDKANRMEEGDLDVEFDSKRIDNIGRLSGAFDSMRGELKATIAEAEDARADAETERQRVQEINDHLETKADEYSAVMQAAADGDLTARMDPDSDNEAMNEIGAEFNDMLTDLEMTIAELNQFATDVATASEQVTASSEEVRSASQEVSESVQQISDGADRQHQALQSVDSEMNTLSTTTEEIAASSNEVSTVAERTAQASHDGQTAAQEAIDASDALAAEHRELVDEFDELSSQVDQITTLTDTITQIAEQTNMLALNANIEASRSADGDSDGFGAVAAEVKELSQDVKDAAEQINDRLKAVEAQTEQSSETVDRTSEEVERVNTLVSDAVEALEEIAEYAEATNDGVQEISAATEEQAASTQEVVAMVDEVGTISEETTAEAETVAAAAEEQTSALTEVSGSADELTQQAVQLSEALDRFETETETAGEYTDADDDVLESTLDVDPEAGVDATSQWETDAEDADDGEAFEFDETVADADADADGDDDAETGAGITESDADTVDSDPLAPGGAEPDDE, from the coding sequence ATGGCTAGTGGGATTCGACGACTCGTTCCGTCGTTCATTCGACGGAGCTACGCACTCAAATTCGCGATTGTATTACTCTTACTGGGGCTTTCCGTCGGCACAGTCGGACTCGTCGAAACGACGATGATCACCGACAGTGTCGAGGAGACAGTTCTCGAGGATCAACAGGAAACCGCCGTACAGGAAGCAGCGGCGCTTGATCGCTGGGACGAACGCAACGAGCATCTGTTGCAATCGGCCGCACAGTCGCCGGTGTTCATCGATGACTCCGACGATGAGGCAATCGAGGCCTATCTCCAAGACGCCTACAGCGGCCTCCCTGAAGACACCAGAGAGAACATTCTCTACGTCGATACAGAAACCGGCGACGTTCTTGCTGGGACTGGGTCCGATGTAACGACACTCGAGGAGGCGGCGTTCCCGGACGTTGATGAACTCGATGGCGACCTCTCACAGCACGTCGTCCAGCGGACGGATCCATACGGGATGCCCGATGAAACCGGAATCGCATTCGAGGAGCGGCCAGCCGTTTCGTACTACCTCTCTGTTGGTGACGACGATGACCGCGCATTGGTGATGACGTTCGATCTCGCTGATCGCTCACTCGAGATGCCGTCTGCAACCCAATCGAGTACGCTCGTGACGGTCGTTGACACCGAGGACCGCATCGTCTCGGACGACTCGCACCTCGGCTATGACGACTTCCAGACGGGTGCAACGTTTGGCGAGGAGTACCCCGATGCGACGCTGCTATCGGAGGCTCGAGGCGACACGCCGGGTGCGGTGACGGTTGACCACGAACCCGCTGAACTCTTGCAAGACGCACCGTACGAGTTCGACGCTGAGGAGTATGTCGTCGGCTATCACACGACTGACGACGATTGGCTCGTCCTCGTGCACACGACAGAACAGCAGGCGTTCGGGTTGGTCAACTCCATCAGTCAGCTCGGAATGGCCCTCACTGTCGCCGCTGTGCTCCTGATCGGTGTCTTCGGCGCAATCATCGGCCGCAACACCGCGACTTCGATTGATCGCCTCACGGACAAGGCAAACCGGATGGAAGAGGGCGACCTCGATGTCGAATTCGACTCCAAACGAATCGACAACATCGGCCGCCTCTCCGGGGCGTTCGACTCGATGCGTGGCGAACTCAAAGCCACCATCGCCGAGGCCGAAGACGCCCGTGCGGATGCCGAAACTGAACGCCAGCGCGTCCAGGAGATCAACGACCACCTCGAGACGAAAGCAGACGAGTACAGCGCCGTCATGCAAGCCGCTGCAGATGGGGACCTCACCGCGCGGATGGACCCCGACAGCGACAACGAGGCAATGAACGAAATCGGTGCGGAGTTCAACGACATGCTCACCGACCTCGAGATGACGATTGCCGAACTCAACCAGTTCGCAACTGACGTGGCGACCGCCAGCGAACAAGTTACTGCCTCGAGCGAGGAGGTTCGGTCGGCAAGTCAGGAAGTCAGCGAATCGGTCCAGCAGATTTCGGATGGCGCAGACCGACAGCACCAGGCGCTGCAGTCGGTCGACTCCGAGATGAATACGCTCTCGACGACGACCGAAGAGATCGCAGCGTCTTCGAACGAGGTGTCGACTGTCGCAGAGCGCACCGCACAGGCAAGCCACGACGGTCAGACAGCGGCCCAAGAGGCAATCGACGCGTCCGATGCGCTCGCGGCCGAGCATCGCGAACTCGTCGACGAGTTCGACGAACTCAGTTCGCAGGTTGACCAGATTACGACCCTGACCGACACGATTACCCAGATCGCAGAGCAGACGAACATGCTGGCGCTCAACGCCAACATCGAAGCTTCACGCTCTGCAGACGGCGACAGCGACGGATTCGGCGCCGTCGCCGCAGAGGTCAAAGAGCTCTCCCAAGACGTCAAGGATGCAGCCGAGCAGATCAACGACCGCCTCAAGGCTGTCGAGGCCCAGACCGAGCAGTCCTCAGAGACGGTCGATCGAACGAGCGAGGAAGTCGAGCGGGTCAACACGCTCGTCAGTGATGCTGTCGAGGCGCTCGAGGAGATCGCTGAGTACGCGGAGGCGACGAACGACGGCGTCCAAGAGATTTCGGCGGCGACTGAAGAGCAGGCCGCTTCAACCCAGGAAGTCGTTGCGATGGTCGACGAGGTTGGGACCATCTCCGAGGAGACGACGGCAGAAGCCGAGACCGTTGCTGCGGCCGCCGAAGAGCAGACGAGCGCCCTTACCGAAGTCTCGGGTTCGGCCGACGAGTTGACCCAGCAGGCAGTCCAGCTTTCGGAGGCACTCGACCGATTCGAGACTGAAACGGAGACTGCGGGCGAGTACACCGACGCCGATGATGACGTCCTCGAGTCGACGCTCGATGTCGATCCAGAAGCCGGTGTTGATGCCACCTCACAATGGGAGACGGATGCCGAGGATGCCGACGATGGAGAGGCCTTCGAGTTCGACGAGACGGTCGCTGACGCTGATGCCGATGCGGACGGAGACGACGACGCAGAGACTGGAGCAGGCATCACGGAGTCAGACGCTGACACCGTCGACAGTGACCCACTCGCGCCGGGCGGCGCCGAGCCCGACGACGAGTAA
- a CDS encoding DUF5800 family protein, whose amino-acid sequence MTTLAFDDQGVDVVYEGTEFRLEKDLLEEATEKSYYDVTDHEVLKIVAEQPNLQGEPRRVGDILD is encoded by the coding sequence ATGACGACGCTTGCGTTCGACGATCAGGGTGTTGACGTTGTGTACGAAGGAACCGAGTTCCGCCTCGAGAAAGACTTACTCGAGGAAGCGACAGAAAAGTCCTACTACGACGTGACCGATCACGAAGTGCTCAAAATCGTGGCTGAGCAGCCGAATCTGCAGGGCGAACCCCGGCGCGTCGGTGACATACTCGATTGA
- a CDS encoding polymer-forming cytoskeletal protein: protein MAFSTDPLDKLVVPDGTEAKEVALETDGDVLVGSRSTIEFGVRGRNVLAGENVEFGGDIEAGGDCRLDMWCDVADNVLVGQDAYIGERVHIAGKLKVAGDLDIGDDVDIEEGFEANGWIVIRNPMPTIVLLFVYLKHLLLVGDEETAQRLISEVVDDGDDEPAAEPLVIPRNATVGDDAWRVSTPATIGDACRLHGNVRAETIDVGTACNIFGSLRARGDVSIGTETRIHGDLTTRDGDVVVGDDARILGDVSCRDLTLEPGAEVDGTIRADGEITMGTTERDLE, encoded by the coding sequence GTGGCATTCAGTACGGATCCGCTCGACAAACTCGTCGTTCCCGACGGCACCGAAGCAAAGGAAGTCGCCTTAGAGACCGATGGCGACGTGCTCGTCGGCAGTCGGTCGACGATCGAATTCGGTGTACGCGGGCGTAACGTCCTCGCCGGCGAGAACGTCGAGTTCGGCGGCGATATCGAGGCTGGCGGCGACTGCCGACTCGATATGTGGTGTGATGTCGCGGATAACGTACTGGTCGGCCAGGACGCCTACATCGGCGAACGCGTCCATATCGCTGGAAAATTGAAAGTCGCGGGCGATCTCGATATCGGTGATGACGTCGACATCGAAGAGGGATTCGAAGCCAACGGGTGGATCGTTATTCGAAATCCGATGCCAACGATCGTGTTACTGTTTGTCTACCTTAAACACCTCTTACTCGTTGGTGACGAAGAGACCGCCCAGCGCCTGATTTCTGAAGTCGTCGACGACGGTGACGACGAACCCGCAGCAGAGCCGCTCGTGATTCCGCGAAACGCAACTGTCGGCGACGACGCCTGGCGCGTCTCGACACCCGCAACGATCGGTGACGCGTGTCGACTCCACGGCAACGTCCGCGCCGAAACGATCGATGTCGGGACAGCGTGCAACATCTTCGGCAGCCTTCGCGCCCGCGGTGATGTCTCTATCGGCACCGAAACCCGCATTCATGGCGACCTGACGACGCGCGACGGCGACGTCGTCGTCGGCGACGACGCACGAATCCTCGGTGACGTCTCCTGTCGCGACCTCACACTCGAGCCTGGTGCCGAAGTCGACGGCACGATTCGAGCCGATGGGGAGATTACGATGGGCACGACCGAACGCGACCTCGAGTAG
- a CDS encoding site-specific integrase, producing the protein MQDDPVSPETAVDEFLETRAPEVSDATIQNLRYRLKQFRLWADDVGLEDMRELNGKQCEQFKLTRSSSGLAPITMRHHMRTFRQFVRWCGVVGYCDKSLHELVRVPSVKKADRRRDDALSYERANRIKSYLNELEYCTRQHIIFGILWHTGMRTGSARALDVDDIEYANDGTMYLRVRHRPGTDTPLKLGSEGERNVTIGDPELASAIDDWIQHKRPSVEDEYGRDPLLATEEGRVSTSTLRIDVYRATQPCMIDDCPHGQDPEECDHVGYVEPGGCPSAVGPHAIRRSAITATLNEGVPKEIVSERVNVNVDTLTEHYDVRSEEQARTTRQQYIDDLRF; encoded by the coding sequence ATGCAAGACGATCCAGTTAGTCCCGAGACAGCAGTTGATGAGTTTCTTGAAACGAGAGCGCCTGAGGTTAGTGATGCGACGATACAGAACCTCCGCTACCGACTGAAGCAGTTCCGTCTATGGGCGGACGATGTCGGACTCGAAGATATGCGTGAGCTCAATGGGAAACAGTGCGAGCAATTCAAGTTGACTCGATCGAGCTCTGGGTTAGCGCCGATCACAATGCGCCACCACATGAGAACGTTTCGCCAGTTCGTGCGGTGGTGTGGAGTTGTCGGCTACTGCGACAAGAGTCTCCACGAACTCGTCCGTGTCCCTTCCGTCAAAAAGGCGGATCGTCGTCGTGACGATGCTCTCTCTTACGAGAGAGCTAATCGAATCAAGTCCTATCTCAACGAACTCGAGTACTGCACCCGCCAGCACATCATCTTTGGGATACTCTGGCACACTGGGATGCGAACTGGGAGTGCTCGAGCACTTGACGTCGATGATATCGAATACGCGAACGATGGAACGATGTATCTGAGAGTACGACACCGGCCTGGAACTGACACACCACTCAAGCTTGGATCTGAGGGTGAGCGTAACGTCACTATCGGTGATCCAGAGCTTGCGTCCGCGATCGATGACTGGATCCAACATAAGCGTCCTTCTGTCGAAGACGAGTATGGGAGAGATCCCCTCTTGGCAACTGAGGAGGGACGTGTTTCGACATCGACACTCCGAATCGATGTCTATCGGGCAACACAACCCTGCATGATCGACGACTGCCCACACGGACAGGATCCAGAAGAGTGCGATCATGTCGGATACGTAGAGCCAGGAGGATGTCCATCAGCTGTCGGCCCACACGCCATCCGGCGGAGTGCGATCACAGCAACTCTCAATGAGGGAGTGCCGAAAGAGATAGTCTCCGAACGAGTCAACGTTAATGTTGATACCCTCACAGAACACTATGATGTTCGATCTGAAGAACAAGCGCGTACTACCCGTCAACAGTATATTGATGATCTGAGGTTCTGA
- a CDS encoding site-specific integrase — protein sequence MVSVQESGAGQTSCWLSRDECDDLAREAGDVDWKREVAIELMAQCGLRSDEVPRVTPGDIRYSDDGDCWLFRVEGKNTDGGEPKMRDAWMPDDVERNISKFVRERDIADDEPIVDVSASSVRRWVREAAQSIAERTESDGWEHVSSHDLRRSWATWHLVERQDPVDVRTMMAIGGWSSYSAIEPYLHAPTEGRIGEAMSM from the coding sequence ATGGTGTCAGTCCAGGAATCCGGTGCCGGACAAACCAGCTGTTGGCTGTCTCGAGACGAGTGCGACGATCTCGCACGCGAAGCCGGCGACGTCGACTGGAAACGCGAAGTCGCGATCGAGCTCATGGCACAGTGCGGACTCCGATCGGATGAGGTTCCTCGAGTCACTCCAGGGGACATCCGATACTCCGACGACGGAGACTGCTGGCTGTTCCGTGTCGAAGGCAAGAACACGGATGGTGGCGAACCGAAGATGCGCGACGCCTGGATGCCAGACGACGTCGAGAGGAACATCTCGAAGTTCGTTCGAGAGCGAGATATCGCCGATGACGAACCGATCGTCGACGTCTCGGCCTCGAGTGTTCGTCGGTGGGTTCGAGAAGCAGCTCAGTCGATCGCTGAGAGGACGGAGTCGGATGGTTGGGAGCACGTCTCGTCGCACGATCTTCGCCGTTCATGGGCAACGTGGCACCTCGTAGAGCGCCAGGATCCCGTCGACGTCCGAACGATGATGGCGATCGGGGGTTGGAGTAGCTACTCTGCGATCGAACCGTATCTCCACGCTCCGACGGAGGGCCGAATCGGCGAAGCGATGTCCATGTAG
- a CDS encoding DUF4145 domain-containing protein has protein sequence MAVSEGEVEEYISDLDNIAVEIIENTEAFFRDVEVETEFNQDVLSATHSWKTPGTSTKRVQRRILEGYQEWYAGGRVLISEYMESDLAEFDHLRDVFYEKVTLSSPPNSSESLDAYSTAHDAFVTQKGMVNAIPRKIAGERLKAKEQISKSVAKDEVQRAWQLFEEGLLRASGVTAGVALERHLLTLCQESESNLEFSHDDGIASLADVLYKADEIDKTTLNALQTLSTIRNDCAHANQSEPNEHKVRRLLNDTEDYIRGRGL, from the coding sequence ATGGCTGTTTCAGAAGGGGAAGTAGAGGAGTACATTTCCGATCTCGATAATATCGCGGTGGAAATAATCGAAAATACTGAGGCCTTTTTTCGAGATGTGGAAGTTGAAACTGAATTCAACCAAGATGTACTTAGTGCTACTCACTCATGGAAAACTCCAGGCACTAGTACAAAAAGGGTTCAACGACGGATTCTGGAGGGGTACCAAGAATGGTATGCCGGTGGACGAGTTCTAATCTCTGAATATATGGAATCTGATCTTGCTGAATTCGATCATCTTAGAGACGTATTTTACGAGAAGGTAACCCTGAGCTCCCCGCCCAACTCTTCGGAATCCTTAGATGCATATAGCACTGCTCACGATGCTTTTGTCACTCAGAAAGGAATGGTGAATGCTATCCCTAGAAAAATAGCCGGAGAACGACTCAAAGCCAAGGAACAGATCTCGAAATCCGTAGCGAAAGATGAGGTACAGAGAGCGTGGCAGTTGTTTGAGGAAGGACTCCTCCGTGCTAGCGGTGTAACAGCGGGCGTTGCGCTTGAACGTCATTTATTGACTCTGTGCCAAGAGTCTGAATCTAATCTTGAATTTAGTCATGATGACGGAATTGCATCGCTTGCAGATGTCCTGTATAAAGCTGACGAGATCGATAAAACGACGCTCAATGCACTGCAGACGCTGTCGACTATCCGTAACGACTGTGCCCATGCGAACCAATCGGAACCGAACGAGCACAAAGTTCGTCGTTTACTAAACGACACTGAGGACTATATCCGGGGCCGAGGTTTATAG
- a CDS encoding Eco57I restriction-modification methylase domain-containing protein: MSAKGAPTEFNFDDFETDVSTEDEDLVIETIAESIQRLRDQIDDDILDEVFRAEPGRYTLRSDFTRDQLDPEPTTQDRVIEPLLEELGYENYGSEAGDFSSERGEQADYSVSLRDIDSVDSSRLLIEAEPINKQLQNRGHGLDQVKSWLSQREFESDFGFATDGVRWIFVRYDPDSYTHNIIEHVDLQPVFLTLYENEATTRDPTTEVVSEEERELIRRLIRTFGFDNFLSIIDDARDVIKQKQEEITDEFYDDYIRTVFGVADEEDSERRARSLVGDGIIPPDEATGDDVRLFSVDLMNRLIFIKFLEDKQIVHPNLLETIKETYEDGTYLNSLYKSFFDPLFYDVLNVKPDNRASHIQDIEFYSDIPYLNGGLFRPELSSSSDVNERDFDVRDNVLMSIIDLLERYKFSTDGGPADIDPSVLGNVFEKTINYLTTDPGDQNADLGAYYTPSEITRFCAEETVRPALLDQFSEVLVEERDWPSVEVEQYDTLYELIDGLPGSSDLITRLLKETDELYVVDPGMGSGHFLTSVVEEIVNVRQALYARQDAHPPRHRLKKTTVQNNIYGVDIMGPAVEIGKLRLWLSIVSELREEDIDELDTEEIALPNITFNIRAGNTLIGYVGFPEETEDGLATFERWNEDSVRSRYEDVIEEIELHEKYNAFPEKAEEHRQNAKELLKQYRGELDDEILEDFQDTVDNVSEDDLEAYTPFHWVLEFAEVYADGGFDVIVGNPPWDRLRPTRDDYFARYDEEFQSYLPEDKNSRQEELLENPEIEEGWEEYQREIEIVTEYFHDSGEYTMQSPTIGGQSQGTENDLSALFLERIFQLAKDGGYVSQVLPGAIFNGASTKDLRTHLLDETTIQSLVTFENRGIVFPEIHNQYNFGVITFKNSGRTEDLHGIFQQIGMDVLDDIEENALTIPRRVLREYSPEARIFPYLQSQQEVDVLDTIVEHPPISDDTHDDWYAHPYRELDRTNDSDRFVEDKSEGDYPVYGGSNIYQFSHDPSFVDIEGPEFWSVDEDVDPELSAKYRVREKNLRKLKRGLYDAFDGTGSQVGFVNELLEEHRGEELSEDDVLLDCTEYRIVYRDIARATDERTLIASVIPKGIVCQNKLHTIRPYEINPDKCDLSDSPLHSVYDRIFTDKELFVVLGLVNSITFDYLMRTKIDSTVVMYKFMESQVPRLTEGDEWFEYIWTRAARLNCYGDEFEEMRDRLGIDAVTDPDKREEIQAELDAGAFHAYGFDRGQVEFILDDFHMVQNPRRMTDEYLDLVLGKYDELADTR; this comes from the coding sequence ATGTCGGCAAAGGGGGCTCCCACTGAATTCAATTTCGACGATTTCGAGACAGATGTTTCCACCGAGGATGAGGATCTTGTTATCGAAACGATCGCCGAATCGATCCAAAGACTCCGTGATCAGATAGATGACGACATCCTTGACGAAGTCTTTCGAGCCGAGCCAGGAAGGTACACTCTCCGATCGGATTTCACTCGAGATCAGCTGGATCCAGAGCCAACCACCCAGGACAGGGTGATCGAACCACTCCTCGAGGAACTTGGATATGAGAACTATGGATCTGAGGCAGGCGATTTCTCGAGCGAACGTGGCGAACAGGCCGACTACAGTGTTTCTCTACGGGACATTGATTCTGTTGACTCGAGTCGTCTTCTGATCGAAGCCGAGCCGATCAACAAGCAACTCCAGAACCGAGGACATGGCCTCGATCAAGTCAAGAGCTGGCTGAGCCAGCGTGAGTTCGAGTCTGACTTTGGGTTCGCTACTGATGGTGTAAGGTGGATCTTCGTCAGGTACGATCCTGACTCCTACACCCACAACATTATCGAGCACGTCGATCTTCAGCCTGTTTTCCTCACGCTTTACGAGAACGAGGCGACTACTCGGGATCCCACGACAGAAGTCGTCTCCGAAGAAGAACGCGAGCTCATTAGGAGACTAATCCGTACATTCGGCTTCGACAACTTCCTCTCAATCATCGATGACGCTCGCGACGTCATCAAACAGAAGCAGGAAGAGATCACCGACGAGTTCTACGATGATTACATCCGAACAGTATTCGGCGTCGCTGACGAGGAAGATTCCGAACGTCGAGCCCGTAGTCTCGTAGGAGATGGTATCATCCCACCAGACGAAGCAACCGGTGACGACGTTCGTCTATTCTCCGTCGATTTGATGAACCGTCTAATCTTCATCAAATTCCTCGAGGACAAACAAATTGTCCATCCAAACCTCCTCGAAACCATTAAAGAGACGTATGAAGACGGAACGTACCTCAACTCTCTCTATAAGTCGTTTTTCGATCCGTTATTCTACGATGTACTGAACGTCAAACCAGACAATCGAGCCTCTCATATCCAAGATATCGAGTTCTATTCGGATATTCCCTACCTCAACGGGGGCCTCTTCCGTCCGGAATTAAGCAGTTCGTCCGACGTCAATGAGCGCGATTTCGATGTCCGGGATAATGTATTGATGTCGATTATCGATCTTCTCGAGCGATATAAGTTCTCGACTGACGGTGGGCCTGCAGATATCGATCCGAGTGTCCTCGGGAACGTTTTCGAAAAAACGATCAACTACCTCACTACGGATCCAGGCGATCAGAACGCCGATCTCGGAGCGTACTATACTCCGAGTGAGATCACCCGGTTCTGTGCGGAAGAGACTGTACGTCCAGCACTATTAGATCAGTTCAGTGAGGTACTCGTCGAGGAGAGAGACTGGCCGAGCGTGGAAGTAGAGCAGTACGATACACTCTACGAGTTGATTGATGGACTCCCCGGATCTAGTGATCTCATCACCCGACTCCTCAAGGAAACCGACGAATTATACGTAGTCGATCCTGGAATGGGGAGTGGACACTTCCTCACTTCCGTTGTTGAGGAGATTGTCAACGTTCGACAAGCACTGTACGCCCGTCAGGACGCACATCCGCCTCGTCACCGACTCAAGAAGACGACTGTCCAGAATAACATCTACGGTGTCGACATCATGGGGCCAGCCGTCGAGATCGGCAAGCTCCGTCTTTGGTTATCGATCGTCTCTGAGCTCAGAGAAGAGGATATCGACGAGTTAGATACTGAGGAGATTGCCCTCCCGAATATCACATTCAACATTCGGGCCGGAAACACGCTAATTGGGTACGTTGGCTTCCCCGAAGAAACGGAAGACGGGCTTGCTACCTTTGAGCGTTGGAACGAGGACAGTGTTCGCTCACGATACGAGGACGTCATCGAGGAGATTGAACTCCACGAGAAGTACAATGCGTTCCCAGAGAAGGCTGAAGAGCACCGTCAAAACGCGAAGGAGTTGTTGAAACAGTACCGTGGTGAACTCGACGACGAGATCCTCGAGGATTTCCAAGACACAGTCGATAATGTCTCTGAGGACGATCTCGAGGCGTATACCCCGTTCCACTGGGTTCTCGAGTTCGCCGAGGTGTATGCTGATGGTGGGTTCGATGTTATCGTCGGAAACCCACCATGGGATCGATTACGGCCAACTCGAGACGACTACTTCGCTCGGTACGATGAGGAGTTCCAGTCATACCTCCCGGAAGACAAGAATTCCCGACAAGAAGAGTTACTCGAAAATCCTGAGATCGAAGAGGGGTGGGAAGAATATCAGCGCGAAATCGAGATTGTGACAGAGTATTTCCACGACTCTGGGGAATACACGATGCAATCTCCCACAATTGGTGGACAAAGCCAGGGTACCGAGAACGACTTGTCTGCGCTCTTCCTAGAGAGGATCTTCCAGTTAGCTAAGGATGGGGGATATGTTTCTCAGGTACTCCCTGGTGCGATTTTCAACGGAGCCTCTACGAAGGATCTCCGAACACATCTCCTCGATGAGACAACTATTCAATCACTCGTCACGTTCGAGAATCGCGGTATTGTCTTCCCAGAGATCCATAATCAATACAACTTTGGAGTGATTACGTTCAAGAATTCCGGGCGAACAGAGGATCTCCACGGTATATTCCAGCAAATTGGAATGGATGTCCTCGATGATATCGAGGAAAATGCGCTCACAATCCCTCGACGTGTCCTTCGCGAATACTCGCCTGAGGCTCGGATTTTCCCGTATCTCCAGTCTCAGCAGGAAGTAGACGTCCTGGATACGATCGTAGAGCATCCACCAATTAGCGATGACACGCATGATGATTGGTATGCACACCCATATAGGGAGTTAGATCGAACTAACGACTCGGATCGATTTGTCGAGGACAAGTCTGAAGGAGACTATCCTGTATATGGTGGCAGCAATATCTATCAGTTCAGTCACGATCCATCGTTTGTCGATATCGAAGGGCCAGAGTTCTGGAGTGTAGATGAGGATGTTGATCCAGAGCTAAGTGCAAAATATCGAGTTCGGGAGAAGAACCTACGCAAACTCAAACGAGGACTCTACGATGCGTTTGATGGGACTGGCTCCCAGGTTGGGTTTGTGAATGAACTCCTCGAGGAGCACCGAGGAGAAGAACTCTCTGAGGATGACGTCCTACTTGACTGCACCGAGTATCGAATTGTCTACCGAGATATCGCCAGAGCGACTGATGAGCGAACATTGATTGCTTCGGTGATACCGAAAGGAATTGTCTGCCAGAACAAACTCCACACAATCCGTCCATATGAGATTAATCCTGACAAGTGCGATTTATCAGATTCCCCACTTCACAGTGTCTATGATCGTATTTTCACTGATAAAGAGTTATTTGTTGTCCTTGGGTTGGTTAATAGCATTACATTTGATTATCTGATGAGGACAAAGATTGATTCTACTGTTGTAATGTACAAATTCATGGAATCACAGGTACCTCGACTCACTGAGGGTGACGAGTGGTTCGAGTACATCTGGACTCGAGCAGCGAGACTCAACTGCTATGGAGACGAGTTCGAGGAGATGCGTGATCGATTAGGAATCGATGCTGTGACTGATCCAGATAAACGCGAAGAGATCCAGGCTGAGCTCGATGCCGGTGCGTTCCATGCATACGGCTTCGATCGAGGACAGGTAGAGTTCATCCTCGACGACTTCCATATGGTGCAGAATCCGCGACGAATGACGGACGAGTATCTCGATCTCGTACTCGGGAAGTACGACGAGTTAGCCGACACACGATAG